A single Oncorhynchus mykiss isolate Arlee chromosome 22, USDA_OmykA_1.1, whole genome shotgun sequence DNA region contains:
- the LOC110501784 gene encoding microtubule-associated protein 2 isoform X7, with amino-acid sequence MADGRQREDTPPQWDPSGAQDPSPPPAHGANGYPPSYRACQPGTAHGAAPPSYTARENGFNGDHAVTAEQVSARIVQEVTAEAVAVLKGEQETRLPSVEDAANLPPSPPPSPAAEHCFGPLDQDVGDEEEEACPLHHFQNSRERCKFLAPSISVSMPEDDPYHSDEEYYDHPLFSPEWDRSVSSRPSVPAAAFRQIQETVEALTDTFEEEEEEEEEEEEEVLMLEEEMEGAAAEIAAALEELWSGDEPELDSPPAEPLEQAEAIGEAHTVPPIQAEAASAAPEGPNGRVEEEEVAEAEGEEESPEEALKMDTDKPDSERSGSLSPDFTEQESPAFLSRDHTAAPLIPKTDMASPSPSLSPLPSNSQSQAKELSKMSILDEPKTVSEKQLESSNLTTEVESSNLTTDSGSGFTTAGDQGQGQGVPSDSNKDKSGMSAYFETSALKPDEGSKGVQAEGYYELSTAGKEKVLGSSSPTVPSPLEINYSMLAQTQSVEEKSDTMGDQKETLPALDRSNECRLSPGKLALDQRSYSLNITIGSMDPSGHGRPRNFSPLATDIMSFTSGSLEESANLPVTTPSVEKEPPPFRPLILETAASVTSDSSSPPHNTATETPGEKTSPQGSESPESPFPPKYYYKNGTVMAPDLPEMLDLAGSRSRLASENTDPEIMRRKSVPVDAQVLGSDSLANLVLGDQSQNQSLAKSESQLEELGYCVFSEYSGPMPSPADLHSPIDSPPQRFTPMALEEKMVEEKLKIDARDKLAEDEKTSQLAESAGSKEKEETKQMGQKDSASEEKDNKKISHENASMENQKDKPASAVKSAESFVTPTVTVTLEEEEKLGDNGPETDAEMAAYERQIRRLEMEDRPLSMEEERELQELREKVKDKFLVHQEAYEEVDAEDVYQLTGVAKDRIGRPVRPSPASSVESTTEEDNVSVTETEKLKQTGGQTTPKKVDIMVMSPSVSVGGSSITEEDKVLVTETEKPKQTGGQTTPTKLDVMATSPSVSGDGVSATEEDTVPVMETEKPKQNGGQTTPTKVDIMVTSPSVSGDGVSTTEEDKVPVMEIEKPKQTGGQTTPTKVDIMVTSPSVSGDGVSTTEEDKVPVMEIEKPKQTGGQTTPTKVDIMVTSPSVSVDGVSTTEEDKISITETEKPKQTGGQTTPTKLNVMVTSPSVSGDGVSTTEEDKVPVTEIEKPKQNGGQTTPTKVDIMVTSPSVSGGVVSTPEEENVPVMEIEKPKQTGGQTTPTKIDVMVTSPSVSGDGVSTTEEENVSVMEIEKPKQTGGQTTPTKIDVMTTSPSVSGCGVSTTEEDDEKVSKEELKEQVVEVKERTMEENKKVEGEEEDTEQAVEPDEIMIKIKPSMPVEKEEEVEKDRMTNKEEEEEEDSKVLAGAGAAVIDVPEPRAAIESVVTVEDDFITVVQTIEEGEEPGHSVRFSAPPEPETPEEEEEESQEVEIMEAASLEEVGDVSEEVLEKELQASPEKEVQLETEGQTESYDRDETTMDDSILDSSWVDTQDLSTVDVDDDMSMAAEQIEPLTADRVPAPPVKKYKTLQQQKQEKQPVKPKAKSGRVRGREGCVSTPERKPVRKETVCIPREDIKKKKAVNKKTELTKKAETRSSPSRKSVLKPTAVRHPSPAQPQPHPCARRKPTVGVPEGRRPLSVARQSRDRASSPPLTKIPTCKTRVVTLLPPRPNSSCSSHTKKNLLGEVELDRPRPSSGGPRDSTTLPRLIYTDGGSQSPKRSSLPRPASVPRPASILSRRIHHQPHDQEESSTSITSSGSTAPRRPTSFSTEVRAEHRTGRAPSWTGTQSMRSRSLCTTTRTPGSTAISPGTPPSYSYSCRTPGTPLTPGTPRSRSLLQEKKVALLRTPPKSPATTPKQLRILNQPLPDLKNIKSKIGSTDNIKYQPKGGQIQILNKKLDFSHVQSKCGSKDNMKHSPRGGHVLIPSVKLDFSHVQSRCGSLDKRQYAAGGGNVQIQTKKIDLSHVTSKCGSLDNIRHRPGGGNVRIESVKLDFKDKAQPKVGSLDNAHHTPGGGHIMALNTLNPPCLPSIPGPEHPEPILPSVHSRPWTP; translated from the exons CAAG ATgtaggggatgaggaggaggaggcctgcCCTCTCCACCACTTCCAAAATTCTCGGGAGAGGTGCAAGTTCCTCGCCCCCTCCATCTCTGTGTCTATGCCCGAGGATGACCCCTACCACTCTGACGAGGAATACTATGATCACCCCTTGTTCAGCCCTGAGTGGGATCGCTCGGTCTCCTCTCGGCCCTCAGTGCCGGCCGCTGCCTTTAGACAGATCCAAG AGACCGTCGAGGCTCTTACAGACACattcgaggaggaggaggaggaggaggaggaggaggaggaagaggtgttgatgttggaggaggagatggaagggGCAGCAGCAGAAATCGCAGCAGCTCTTGAGGAGCTGTGGAGTGGGGATGAGCCTGAGCTGGACAGCCCCCCAGCCGAGCCCTTAGAGCAGGCAGAGGCCATAGGCGAGGCCCATACTGTGCCACCCATACAGGCCGAGGCAGCTAGTGCCGCCCCAGAAGGCCCTAacgggagggtggaggaggaggaggtggcagaggctgagggggaggaggagagtccTGAGgaag CCTTGAAGATGGACACGGACAAACCAGACAGCGAGAGGAGTGGATCCCTCAGCCCAGACTTCACTGAACAAGAGAGTCCAGCTTTCCTCAGCAGGGACCACACAGCAGCACCCCTGATCCCCAAAACGGACATggcttccccttccccttctctGTCCCCTTTACCTTCAAACAGCCAGAGCCAAGCCAAAGAGCTTAGCAAAATGTCTATACTGGATGAACCTAAAACAGTCTCAGAGAAGCAGCTTGAGTCCAGTAACCTCACGACGGAGGTTGAGTCCAGTAACCTCACGACGGATTCAGGGTCTGGGTTCACTACAGCTGGAGACCAAGGTCAAGGACAAGGGGTCCCATCTGACTCTAACAAAGACAAATCGGGCATGTCAGCTTATTTCGAGACTTCGGCCCTGAAGCCAGACGAGGGATCCAAGGGGGTTCAAGCAGAAGGTTATTATGAACTGAGCACCGCAGGAAAAGAGAAGGTCTTAGGGAGCAGTTCCCCAACAGTTCCGTCACCCCTTGAGATCAACTACAGCATGCTGGCACAAACACAGTCAGTGGAGGAGAAATCAGACACGATGGGAGATCAAAAGGAGACCTTACCGGCCCTGGACAGGAGTAACGAATGTAGGCTGTCTCCTGGGAAGCTGGCCCTGGATCAAAGAAGCTACTCTCTCAACATTACGATTGGATCGATGGATCCCAGTGGTCATGGACGACCTAGAAACTTCTCCCCACTGGCCACGGATATCATGTCTTTTACCAGCGGCAGTCTGGAGGAGTCTGCCAATCTCCCAGTCACCACCCCATCTGTGGAGAAGGAGCCACCACCCTTCCGTCCCCTGATCCTGGAGACGGCAGCCTCAGTCACGTCCGACTCTTCATCTCCTCCCCACAACACAGCAACAGAGACCCCTGGTGAAAAGACCAGCCCCCAGGGGTCAGAGTCCCCAGAATCACCCTTCCCACCCAAATACTACTACAAAAACGGGACAGTCATGGCTCCTGACCTACCTGAAATGCTGGACCTTGCGGGAAGCAGGTCTAGACTGGCTTCTGAGAACACTGACCCTGAGATCATGAGGAGGAAGTCTGTCCCTGTGGACGCCCAAGTCCTTGGCAGCGACTCCCTGGCTAACCTGGTTCTGGGGGACCAGAGTCAGAACCAGAGTCTTGCCAAGAGTGAGAGCCAGCTGGAGGAGTTGGGTTACTGTGTGTTCAGTGAGTACTCAGGGCCCATGCCTTCCCCTGCTGACCTCCATAGTCCCATTGACTCCCCGCCCCAGCGCTTTACCCCTATGGCTCTGGAGGAAAAGATGGTGGAGGAGAAACTGAAAATCGATGCCAGAGACAAACTAGCCGAAGACGAGAAGACCAGTCAGTTAGCTGAGAGCGCCGGTTCCAAAGAAAAAGAAGAAACCAAACAAATGGGACAGAAGGATTCAGCTTCAGAGGAAAAAGACAACAAAAAGATCAGCCATGAAAATGCTTCCATGGAAAACCAAAAAGATAAACCAGCTTCAGCTGTGAAGTCAGCCGAGTCCTTTGTAACTCCTACAGTGACGGTTAccctggaagaggaggagaagctAGGAGACAACGGACCCGAGACAGATGCTGAGATGGCTGCCTATGAGAGGCAGATCCGCCGGCTGGAGATGGAGGACAGGCCCCTGAGCATGGAGGAGGAGCGGGAGCTGCAGGAGCTCAGGGAGAAAGTGAAGGACAAGTTCCTGGTGCACCAGGAGGCATACGAGGAGGTGGATGCTGAAGACGTCTACCAACTGACTGGAGTTGCCAAGGACAGGATCGGCAGGCCCGTTAGGCCCTCCCCAGCCTCCTCTGTGGAGagtaccacagaagaagacaatgTTTCAGTTACGGAGACAGAGAAACTTAAACAGACGGGAGGTCAGACAACGCCAAAGAAGGTTGACATCATGGTGATGTCTCCATCTGTGTCAGTTGGTGGTTCGAGCATCACAGAAGAAGACAAGGTTTTAGTTACGGAGACAGAGAAACCTAAGCAGACAGGAGGTCAGACAACACCAACAAAGCTTGACGTCATGGCAACGTCTCCATCTGTGTCAGGTGATGGTGTAAGCGCCACAGAAGAAGACACGGTTCCTGTTATGGAGACAGAGAAACCTAAACAGAATGGAGGTCAGACAACGCCAACGAAGGTTGACATCATGGTGACTTCTCCATCTGTGTCAGGTGATGGTGTgagcaccacagaagaagacaaggTTCCAGTTATGGAAATAGAGAAACCTAAACAGACGGGAGGTCAGACAACACCAACCAAGGTTGACATCATGGTAACTTCTCCATCTGTGTCAGGTGATGGTGTgagcaccacagaagaagacaaggTTCCAGTTATGGAAATAGAGAAACCTAAACAGACGGGAGGTCAGACAACACCAACCAAGGTTGACATCATGGTGACTTCTCCGTCTGTGTCAGTTGATGGTGTgagcaccacagaagaagacaagaTTTCAATTACGGAGACAGAGAAACCTAAACAGACGGGAGGTCAGACAACACCAACAAAGCTTAACGTCATGGTGACGTCTCCCTCTGTGTCAGGTGATGGTGTgagcaccacagaagaagacaaggTTCCAGTTACGGAAATAGAGAAACCTAAACAGAATGGAGGTCAGACAACACCAACCAAGGTTGACATCATGGTGACTTCTCCATCTGTGTCAGGTGGTGTTGTGAGCACCCCAGAAGAAGAAAATGTTCCAGTTATGGAAATAGAGAAACCTAAACAGACGGGAGGTCAGACAACGCCAACAAAGATTGACGTCATGGTGACGTCTCCCTCTGTGTCAGGTGATGGTGTgagcaccacagaagaagaaaatgtTTCAGTTATGGAAATAGAGAAACCTAAACAGACGGGAGGTCAGACAACGCCAACAAAGATTGACGTTATGACGACGTCTCCATCTGTGTCAGGTTGTGGTGTGAGCACCACAGAAGAAGATGACGAGAAAGTTAGCAaagaggagctgaaggagcaggttGTAGAGGTCAAAGAGAGGACCATGGAAGAAAATAAaaaggtagagggggaggaggaggatacaGAGCAGGCAGTGGAACCAGATGAAATCATGATAAAGATAAAACCATCAATGCCtgtagagaaagaagaggaggttgAGAAGGATAGAATGACAaacaaggaggaagaggaggaggaagatagcaAAGTTCTGGCAGGGGCAGGAGCAGCGGTGATTGATGTTCCAGAACCCAGAGCTGCCATAGAGTCAGTGGTGACTGTAGAAGATGACTTCATCACTGTAGTCCAGACCATCGAAGAGGGTGAGGAGCCAGGACACAGCGTGCGGTTTTCCGCTCCGCCCGAGCCTGAGacaccagaggaggaggaggaggagtcccAGGAGGTGGAGATCATGGAGGCAGCTAGTCTAGAGGAGGTGGGGGATGTCTCAGAGGAGGTCCTTGAGAAGGAGTTGCAGGCCTCCCCAGAGAAGGAGGTGCAGTTGGAGAccgagggacagacagagagctacGACAGAGACGAGACCACCATGGACGACTCCATCCTAGACAGCTCTTGGGTCGATACTCAAG ATCTCTCCACTGTCGATGTGGATGATGACATGAGCATGGCTGCCGAGCAGATCGAGCCCCTGACAGCCGACCGGGTCCCAGCCCCACCAGTCAAGAAGTACAAGACTCTCCAGCAGCAGAAGCAGGAAAAGCAGCCAGTGAAGCCCAAGGCTAAAAGCGGGCGTGTGAGGGGGCGCGAGGGGTGCGTCTCCACCCCTGAACGTAAACCCGTCCGCAAGGAGACTGTCTGTATCCCCAGGGAAGACATCAAGAAGAAAAAAG CCGTGAACAAGAAGACTGAGCTGACTAAGAAAGCAGAGACGCGCTCCTCTCCATCCCGGAAGAGTGTGTTAAAGCCTACTGCGGTCCGACACCCAAGTCCCGCCCAGCCCCAACCCCACCCCTGTGCTAGGAGGAAACCTACAG TGGGTGTACCAGAAGGTCGTCGGCCCCTCAGTGTAGCTAGACAGTCTCGGGACAGAGCCTCA TCACCACCATTAACAAAGATCCCAACCTGTAAAACGCGAGTGGTCACCCTCCTGCCCCCCCGCCCTAACTCGTCCTGCTCCTCCCACACTAAAAAGAACTTGCTGGGGGAGGTGGAGCTTGATAGGCCCCGCCCCTCCTCAGGTGGGCCTCGTGACTCTACCACACTACCCAGACTGATATACACG gaTGGCGGTTCGCAGAGCCCAAAAAGGTCGTCCCTGCCCCGGCCTGCTTCTGTCCCGCGGCCTGCCTCTATCCTCAGCCGGCGTATCCACCACCAACCACATGACCAGGAGGAGAGCTCCACCTCTATCACCAGCTCCGGCTCTACCGCACCCCGTAGACCCACGT CATTCAGTACAGAGGTCAGGGCGGAGCATAGGACAGGACGCGCCCCTAGTTGGACAG GCACACAGTCGATGCGTTCCCGTTCGCTGTGCACCACAACCCGCACCCCAGGGTCCACAGCCATCTCCCCGGGGACTCCTCCCAGCTATAGCTACTCCTGCCGCACACCTGGGACCCCTCTCACCCCTGGCACACCCCGTTCTCGAAGCCTGCTGCAGGAGAAGAAG GTGGCTCTGCTCCGCACCCCTCCCAAGTCACCTGCTACCACTCCCAAACAGCTCCGCATCCTTAACCAGCCCCTTCCCGACCTCAAGAACATCAAGTCCAAGATCGGCTCCACAGACAACATCAAGTACCAGCCCAAGGGGGGACAG ATTCAGATTTTAAACAAGAAGCTGGACTTCAGTCACGTACAGTCAAAATGCGGATCCAAGGATAACATGAAGCATTCTCCTCGTGGAGGCCAT GTGCTTATTCCCAGTGTTAAACTGGACTTTAGCCATGTTCAGTCTAGGTGTGGCTCCCTGGACAAAAGACAGTATGCTGCGGGAGGGGGAAAT GTGCAGATTCAGACCAAGAAGATTGACCTGAGTCACGTGACCTCCAAGTGTGGATCGCTGGACAACATCCGCCACCGGCCAG GGGGAGGTAACGTGCGCATAGAGAGTGTGAAGCTGGACTTTAAAGACAAGGCCCAGCCCAAGGTGGGTTCCCTGGATAATGCACACCACACCCCTGGTGGAGGCCACATTATG GCCCTGAACACCCTGAACCCACCCTGCCTTCCGTCCATTCCAGG